The following coding sequences are from one Chloroflexota bacterium window:
- a CDS encoding AAA family ATPase, protein MPQLIPTGLTLLAGRPKSGKSWLGLQIARAVGAGEEILGQPVERRRVLYLALEDNARRLKERMERQGWPAGLDVDFLLASDFRKQVGSLALKGKYATAGAQRLAKYIEAMAYRLIVTDTLSRAGLGDQLAHDEMVTALEPLQELALSLDCAFIFLDHHHKAVGDTPDAVSHVLGSTAKGALADTLLALYRKPGEVEAKLCATGRDIRDIALQLCFDDMTGCWRLLGKATTIELTERRQEILDVLATLGTATLSDIAKSIGQDKSNTSKRLADLVAAGLVRRTSHLGIVAYELGDAFDEAMAS, encoded by the coding sequence GTGCCACAGCTGATTCCGACAGGCTTGACCCTTTTGGCTGGTAGGCCCAAGAGCGGCAAATCTTGGTTGGGATTGCAAATCGCTCGGGCAGTCGGCGCAGGGGAGGAAATCTTGGGGCAGCCGGTCGAGAGGCGGCGGGTCCTGTACCTGGCGCTGGAAGACAACGCCCGGCGGCTGAAGGAGCGTATGGAGCGGCAGGGCTGGCCTGCCGGCCTAGATGTGGACTTTTTGCTTGCCAGCGATTTCCGCAAGCAGGTGGGAAGCCTTGCCCTCAAGGGCAAGTACGCCACAGCCGGCGCACAGCGATTGGCCAAATATATTGAGGCAATGGCGTACAGACTTATTGTAACGGACACGTTGAGCCGGGCAGGCCTGGGCGACCAATTGGCGCACGATGAAATGGTCACCGCCTTGGAGCCCTTACAGGAATTAGCGCTCTCACTTGACTGCGCCTTTATTTTTCTAGACCACCACCACAAGGCCGTTGGCGACACGCCTGATGCGGTATCACACGTCTTGGGCTCCACAGCCAAGGGCGCACTTGCCGATACCTTGCTTGCCCTCTACCGCAAACCAGGGGAGGTAGAGGCAAAACTATGTGCCACAGGCCGAGACATTCGAGATATTGCTTTGCAGTTATGCTTTGATGACATGACTGGTTGCTGGCGTTTACTGGGCAAAGCGACGACTATCGAGCTTACGGAACGGCGGCAAGAAATCCTGGATGTCCTGGCAACTTTAGGCACCGCTACACTGAGCGACATCGCCAAATCCATCGGCCAGGATAAGAGCAATACCAGCAAACGGTTGGCTGACTTGGTTGCTGCCGGCCTGGTGCGGCGAACCAGTCATCTTGGCATTGTGGCTTACGAGCTAGGGGACGCATTTGACGAAGCTATGGCAAGTTGA
- a CDS encoding helix-turn-helix domain-containing protein: MTIEPDKVYRLPELAEILGLHVITLRRLAQQRKLPVFRVGRQYFVRGIDLLESKRDDKSPAM; the protein is encoded by the coding sequence TTGACAATAGAGCCTGACAAAGTCTATCGCTTGCCTGAACTAGCAGAAATACTAGGCCTGCACGTGATTACCTTGCGCCGTTTGGCGCAGCAGAGGAAGCTGCCTGTCTTCAGGGTAGGCCGGCAATACTTCGTGCGTGGCATTGACCTTTTAGAATCCAAACGTGATGATAAAAGCCCTGCGATGTAG
- a CDS encoding valine--tRNA ligase produces the protein MTMAKREMSKTYNHRSVEQRIYAWWEEKRYFTPKIDYSKKPFVISMPPPNVTGELHLGHAITAALQDLMIRYHRMKGEPTLWVPGEDHASIAAQYVVEKEIAKEGLTREGLGREKFLERIWDWMHRYRHVIAQQHRRLGTSCDWTRERFTMDEGLVRAVREAFVRLFNKGLIYRGNYLVNWCPRCGTALSDLEVEHEEEESKLYYVRYPLESVPGEYITVATTRPETILGDAAVAVHPRDQRYQALVGCIAILPALHRHIPIIADESVDPEFGTGAVKVTPGHDPTDYEIGQRHNLPIINIMNDDATLNENAGPYAGQDRYKARQNLVADLEKEGLLVKIEPYVHALGHCQRCHTVIEPRVSLQWFVKIKPLAEPAIAVVRDGRIRFVPERFAKVYFNWMENIRDWCISRQLWWGHRIPVWYCDDCGHMSASAEETLAACQKCGSRNIHQDPDILDTWFSSGLWPFSTLGWPDDTEDLRYFYPTDVMETAYDILFFWVARMIMLGLEMTGQIPFHTVYLHGLIRDEYGQKMSKSKGNVVDPLVVIKDYGADALRFALLTGSTPGNDMKLSMQKVEAARNFANKLWNAARFVLGNLDEEYSVQDTERLATLWKEQPTALSLPERWILSRHNRLILDVTRLIDQYQFGEAGRQIYEFLWGEFCDWYIEIAKVPLYGDDKTAAQRTQAILVYVLERTLRLLHPFMPFITEEIWQYLPHEGEALIIAPWPEPDPLDEAAEAEMTPIMEMVRAIRNARAEYEVEPTKAIAATIVAGQKHDMLMSQKDILIRLARIDANQLYIEQKLMEKPPKALALVVGDYEVFLPLAGLVDIERERARLASELEQMQKEIDRAEKLLSNPNFLSKAPAEVVGKERAKLEDYRQRYAKVQDRLRTLE, from the coding sequence ATGACTATGGCCAAGCGAGAGATGTCGAAAACGTACAATCACCGCAGCGTGGAGCAACGCATCTATGCCTGGTGGGAAGAGAAGAGGTATTTCACGCCCAAGATTGATTACAGCAAAAAGCCCTTTGTCATCTCCATGCCACCGCCCAACGTGACCGGCGAATTGCACCTGGGTCATGCCATCACTGCTGCTTTGCAGGATCTGATGATCCGCTACCATCGCATGAAGGGGGAACCTACCCTCTGGGTGCCTGGCGAAGACCACGCCAGCATCGCCGCACAGTATGTGGTGGAAAAGGAGATTGCCAAGGAGGGCTTGACGCGCGAGGGTCTGGGCAGGGAGAAATTCCTGGAGCGTATCTGGGATTGGATGCATCGCTATCGCCACGTCATTGCCCAGCAGCACCGTCGCCTGGGCACTTCATGCGACTGGACACGCGAGCGCTTTACCATGGACGAGGGCCTCGTGCGTGCTGTGCGCGAAGCCTTCGTGCGACTGTTCAACAAGGGGCTGATATACCGCGGCAACTATCTGGTGAACTGGTGCCCCCGTTGCGGCACGGCTCTTTCTGACTTAGAAGTGGAGCACGAGGAGGAAGAGAGCAAACTGTATTATGTACGCTACCCGCTGGAATCCGTTCCAGGAGAGTACATCACTGTAGCCACGACCCGCCCGGAAACCATCCTGGGCGATGCAGCTGTGGCTGTGCATCCGCGTGACCAGCGCTATCAAGCGCTTGTGGGATGCATAGCCATCCTGCCGGCACTGCATCGGCACATCCCGATTATTGCCGACGAGAGCGTGGACCCCGAGTTTGGCACGGGCGCAGTGAAAGTGACGCCGGGGCACGACCCAACAGATTATGAAATAGGGCAACGGCACAACCTGCCCATCATTAACATCATGAACGACGATGCCACGCTGAACGAGAACGCTGGCCCATACGCTGGACAGGATCGTTATAAAGCCCGTCAGAACCTGGTAGCAGACCTGGAGAAGGAGGGATTGCTGGTCAAAATCGAGCCTTACGTGCACGCGCTGGGGCATTGCCAGCGTTGTCATACCGTGATCGAGCCACGCGTATCTCTGCAGTGGTTCGTCAAGATCAAGCCACTTGCGGAGCCAGCCATTGCGGTAGTGCGTGATGGGCGCATCCGCTTCGTACCGGAACGTTTTGCCAAGGTATATTTCAACTGGATGGAGAACATCCGCGATTGGTGCATCTCACGACAACTGTGGTGGGGGCATCGCATCCCCGTGTGGTATTGCGATGATTGCGGACACATGAGCGCAAGCGCTGAAGAGACATTGGCCGCTTGCCAGAAATGCGGTAGCCGCAACATCCACCAGGATCCCGACATCCTGGACACCTGGTTCTCGTCCGGGCTATGGCCCTTCTCGACTCTGGGCTGGCCCGATGACACGGAAGACCTGCGCTACTTCTATCCCACCGACGTGATGGAGACCGCTTACGATATCCTCTTCTTCTGGGTAGCGCGCATGATCATGTTGGGTCTGGAAATGACCGGCCAGATCCCCTTCCACACCGTGTACCTACATGGTCTGATCCGCGATGAATATGGCCAGAAGATGAGCAAGTCCAAAGGGAATGTGGTGGATCCATTGGTGGTCATCAAGGATTACGGCGCGGATGCACTGCGCTTTGCCTTATTGACGGGCAGCACACCCGGCAATGACATGAAACTCTCCATGCAAAAAGTGGAAGCGGCACGCAATTTTGCCAACAAGTTATGGAACGCAGCGCGCTTTGTACTCGGGAACTTGGATGAAGAGTACAGCGTACAAGATACAGAGCGCCTGGCCACCTTATGGAAAGAGCAGCCAACAGCATTGAGCCTGCCGGAGCGCTGGATCTTGAGCCGTCACAATCGGCTGATTTTGGATGTGACACGCTTGATTGACCAGTACCAGTTCGGCGAGGCGGGACGTCAAATCTACGAGTTCCTGTGGGGTGAATTCTGCGATTGGTATATCGAGATTGCAAAAGTGCCTCTCTATGGTGATGATAAGACTGCTGCACAGCGAACACAGGCTATCCTGGTGTACGTGCTGGAACGTACTTTGCGCTTGCTGCACCCCTTTATGCCCTTTATTACGGAAGAAATCTGGCAGTATCTGCCTCATGAAGGCGAGGCGTTGATTATCGCGCCCTGGCCCGAGCCCGATCCTTTGGATGAAGCAGCTGAAGCAGAGATGACGCCCATCATGGAAATGGTACGCGCCATCCGCAACGCACGCGCTGAGTACGAAGTGGAGCCTACAAAGGCGATCGCAGCCACCATTGTGGCAGGTCAGAAGCACGATATGCTCATGTCTCAGAAAGATATCCTTATCCGCCTGGCACGTATAGATGCCAACCAACTATATATTGAACAGAAATTGATGGAAAAGCCACCTAAGGCGCTGGCGTTGGTGGTAGGCGACTATGAAGTCTTTCTGCCGCTGGCCGGCCTTGTGGATATTGAGCGCGAGCGAGCACGGCTGGCCAGCGAGTTAGAGCAAATGCAGAAAGAAATCGACCGCGCGGAGAAACTGCTGTCCAATCCCAATTTCCTGTCCAAGGCGCCTGCAGAGGTGGTCGGTAAGGAACGAGCCAAACTGGAGGACTATCGCCAACGGTATGCCAAGGTGCAGGACCGACTGAGGACTCTGGAGTAG
- a CDS encoding endonuclease MutS2 produces MNTKYLETLELNKILERLAAHTSFSAGRELALSLRPSSDPEEVRRRQRETSEAKLLLLLQPGLSLGGARDVRPVVRNAEIGAMLDAQALLDVQATLVSGKTLRRAILPKAERFPTLAAIAQRIEECPALVAQIARCINDRGEVLDSASPTLAHIRRELAVARDRLLDRLNRLISSPDNAHYLQEALITQRSGRYVIPLKAEFKGRIPGIVHDQSASGATLFIEPLAVVELGNQWRQLQLDEQHEVERILRELTAAVAEHAEPIRATVQALAELDLAFAKANYAFAIKAVEPDLIESPGIAKNSQALFPEYLHLLRARHPLLPADTVVPIDVHLGGEFAILVITGPNTGGKTVALKTVGLLAAMAQCGLQISAAEGSALRVFSGLFADIGDEQSIEQSLSTFSSHMGNIVAILAEANENSLVLLDELGAGTDPTEGSALARAILSELLQRRIPAMITTHYNELKLFAQATPGVENASVEFDVRTLSPTYKLTIGLPGRSNAFAIARRLGLPQPIIEEARKLISAEDMEADRILERIRRSRHEIGRATHAAQSTLAAAREKEKEARRLLREAERERRQLLAEARAQLEQAQEELRRIREMIKQQQTTQAWLEETERRIAKAMQEQKQIEPSPILEKAQVLQEPLAVGDTVWISSLNQMGQILHLGEEEAEVQVGLFRAKVPVLDLEKRQPTSPPRTESEVHIVLSPRPMPSVELSLRGMRVEEALPLLNKHLDDAYLASLPYVRIVHGKGTGTLRKVVREALAAHPLVASFKAGELNEGGEGVTIVKLVPKV; encoded by the coding sequence GTGAATACCAAATATTTGGAAACGCTAGAACTCAATAAGATTCTTGAACGCCTAGCGGCTCACACTTCGTTCTCGGCTGGACGCGAACTGGCTCTGAGCCTGCGGCCTTCTAGCGATCCCGAGGAAGTGCGCAGACGGCAGCGGGAAACAAGTGAGGCTAAACTGTTGCTTTTGTTGCAGCCGGGCCTGTCTCTTGGCGGAGCACGGGATGTGCGTCCGGTGGTCAGGAATGCCGAGATTGGTGCAATGCTGGATGCACAGGCATTGCTTGATGTGCAGGCAACTCTGGTCAGTGGCAAAACGCTGCGTCGCGCTATCCTGCCCAAAGCAGAACGCTTTCCCACGCTGGCAGCCATTGCGCAACGGATCGAAGAGTGCCCCGCTCTGGTGGCACAAATCGCACGCTGCATCAACGACCGTGGTGAGGTTTTGGATAGCGCTAGCCCAACCTTGGCGCACATTCGACGCGAGTTGGCAGTAGCACGAGACCGACTTTTGGATCGCCTCAATCGCCTGATTTCCTCACCTGATAACGCGCATTACTTGCAGGAAGCTTTGATCACTCAACGCAGTGGACGGTATGTCATTCCGCTGAAAGCTGAATTCAAGGGACGCATCCCTGGTATCGTACATGACCAGTCGGCAAGTGGAGCAACTTTGTTCATCGAACCCTTAGCCGTCGTGGAATTGGGCAACCAGTGGAGACAGCTTCAATTGGATGAGCAGCATGAGGTTGAGCGCATCTTGCGCGAGTTGACTGCCGCTGTAGCCGAGCACGCTGAGCCAATACGCGCGACCGTGCAGGCTCTGGCTGAATTGGACTTGGCTTTTGCCAAGGCCAATTACGCCTTCGCAATCAAAGCAGTGGAGCCTGACTTGATCGAGAGTCCGGGCATCGCTAAAAACTCCCAGGCCTTGTTCCCCGAATACTTGCACCTGCTACGTGCGCGACATCCTCTCTTGCCTGCAGATACTGTGGTGCCCATTGATGTTCACTTGGGCGGCGAGTTCGCCATCCTGGTGATCACCGGCCCGAACACAGGGGGCAAGACGGTTGCCTTGAAGACGGTTGGACTTTTGGCCGCGATGGCACAATGCGGGTTGCAGATATCCGCGGCGGAGGGTTCGGCTTTGCGGGTATTTTCTGGGTTATTTGCCGATATCGGCGACGAGCAGAGCATTGAGCAGAGCCTATCCACTTTCTCTTCCCACATGGGCAACATCGTTGCTATCCTGGCTGAAGCGAATGAAAACTCGCTGGTATTGCTGGATGAACTGGGTGCAGGCACCGATCCTACGGAAGGCTCTGCGTTGGCACGAGCTATCCTCAGCGAGTTATTGCAGCGGCGCATTCCAGCCATGATTACGACTCACTACAATGAGTTGAAATTATTCGCGCAGGCCACACCGGGGGTGGAGAATGCTTCGGTTGAGTTTGACGTGCGCACATTGTCACCCACCTACAAACTGACCATTGGATTGCCTGGCCGCAGCAATGCCTTTGCCATTGCTCGGCGTCTGGGCTTACCCCAACCGATTATCGAGGAAGCGAGGAAGCTGATCTCTGCAGAAGACATGGAGGCTGACCGCATCCTGGAGCGTATCCGTCGCTCACGCCACGAAATAGGCCGTGCTACGCACGCTGCTCAATCTACGCTGGCTGCGGCCCGCGAGAAGGAAAAAGAGGCGCGCCGACTGCTGCGCGAAGCGGAGCGTGAGCGCCGCCAGCTCCTGGCTGAAGCCCGGGCGCAATTGGAGCAAGCGCAAGAGGAATTGCGACGTATCCGTGAGATGATTAAACAGCAGCAGACAACCCAAGCATGGCTGGAGGAGACCGAACGACGTATCGCAAAGGCGATGCAGGAACAGAAACAAATCGAACCGTCGCCCATTCTGGAGAAAGCCCAGGTCTTGCAGGAGCCGTTGGCGGTGGGGGATACAGTTTGGATTTCCAGCCTGAACCAAATGGGCCAGATTCTTCACCTTGGTGAGGAGGAGGCGGAAGTGCAGGTGGGCTTGTTCCGCGCAAAAGTACCCGTGCTCGATCTAGAGAAACGACAGCCGACCAGCCCACCCAGGACTGAGAGCGAAGTGCACATTGTACTGTCCCCGCGACCTATGCCAAGCGTGGAACTCAGCTTGCGAGGCATGCGTGTAGAAGAAGCGCTGCCCCTCCTGAACAAGCACCTGGATGACGCTTATCTAGCCTCTCTGCCCTATGTGCGCATTGTCCACGGCAAAGGCACGGGCACATTGCGCAAAGTAGTGCGCGAAGCCTTGGCCGCGCACCCATTAGTAGCCTCTTTCAAAGCAGGGGAATTGAACGAAGGTGGCGAGGGGGTAACCATCGTCAAACTGGTGCCGAAGGTATGA